A window of the Yersinia rochesterensis genome harbors these coding sequences:
- the moaD gene encoding molybdopterin synthase sulfur carrier subunit, with translation MIQILFFAQVRELVGVDRLEVAAEFSTVDALRQSLCQRGDRWQLALEEGKLLTAVNQSLVNAQHPLAAGDEVAFFPPVTGG, from the coding sequence ATGATTCAGATTCTATTTTTTGCTCAGGTGCGTGAGCTGGTGGGGGTTGATCGCTTGGAAGTGGCGGCGGAGTTTTCAACCGTCGACGCTTTGCGCCAATCCTTGTGTCAACGAGGTGACCGCTGGCAGTTGGCTCTTGAAGAAGGGAAATTGCTCACGGCAGTGAATCAATCGCTGGTCAATGCTCAACACCCCTTAGCCGCAGGGGATGAAGTGGCTTTCTTCCCACCGGTGACGGGAGGTTAA
- a CDS encoding Bax inhibitor-1/YccA family protein, whose protein sequence is MDRYPRSNGSIVERANSGIQAYMAQVYGWMTCGLLLTAVVAWYAANTPSIIFALQSNQILFFGLIIAQLGLVFVISGMINRLSGSAATSLFMLYSALTGLTLSSILILYTGASIASTFVICAGMFGAMSLYGYTTKRDLSGMGSILFMGLIGIILASLVNIWLKSPALMWAVTYIGVLVFVGLTAYDTQKLKNMGAQLDANDKDGFRKYAIVGALTLYLDFINLFLMLLRIFGNRR, encoded by the coding sequence ATGGATCGCTATCCACGCTCTAATGGTTCAATTGTCGAACGTGCCAACTCTGGCATTCAGGCATATATGGCGCAGGTATACGGCTGGATGACCTGTGGTCTGTTATTAACAGCGGTAGTCGCATGGTACGCAGCGAACACCCCTTCAATTATTTTTGCTTTGCAGTCAAATCAAATCCTGTTCTTCGGGTTGATTATTGCTCAGCTTGGTTTGGTTTTTGTTATCTCCGGCATGATTAATCGCCTGAGTGGATCAGCCGCAACCTCACTGTTTATGCTGTACTCTGCACTAACGGGGCTGACACTCTCCAGCATCTTGATACTGTACACTGGCGCATCCATCGCCAGCACTTTTGTCATTTGTGCTGGGATGTTTGGTGCTATGAGCCTTTATGGCTACACCACTAAACGTGATTTGAGTGGTATGGGCAGCATCCTGTTTATGGGCCTGATCGGTATCATTCTGGCGTCTTTGGTTAACATTTGGCTAAAAAGCCCGGCGTTGATGTGGGCTGTGACTTACATCGGTGTTTTGGTGTTTGTTGGCCTGACGGCTTACGATACCCAGAAATTGAAAAACATGGGCGCGCAGTTAGATGCCAATGATAAAGATGGTTTCCGTAAGTATGCCATCGTCGGCGCATTGACCCTGTATCTTGATTTCATCAACCTGTTCCTGATGCTGTTGCGGATTTTCGGCAACCGCCGCTAA
- the yvcK gene encoding uridine diphosphate-N-acetylglucosamine-binding protein YvcK → MRNRTLADLDRVVALGGGHGLGRVMSALSSLGSRLTGIVTTTDNGGSTGRIRRSEGGIAWGDTRNCLNQLITEPSVASAMFEYRFTGNGELAGHNLGNLMLKSLDHLSIRPLEAINLVRSLLKIDAWLIPMSEQPVDLMAIDAEGHPIYGEVNIDQLAHMPKDLLLSPHVHATKEAIEAISQADVILIGPGSFLTSLMPLLLLDDLTQALRRSSASMIYIGNLGRELSVAAAELSLHEKLTIMESKIGRKIIDAAIVSPRIDINGVRDRIIVQQPLEAKDIPYRHDRELLRQALETTLQQLGGANSVSVG, encoded by the coding sequence ATGCGAAATCGCACATTAGCGGATCTCGACCGGGTAGTTGCATTAGGTGGAGGCCATGGGCTGGGGCGGGTGATGTCAGCTCTTTCTTCTTTAGGTTCACGCCTGACCGGTATTGTTACCACCACTGATAATGGGGGTTCGACCGGCCGCATACGCCGATCCGAGGGTGGAATTGCCTGGGGGGATACTCGTAATTGCCTGAATCAATTGATCACTGAACCCAGTGTAGCTTCCGCAATGTTCGAATACCGTTTTACTGGCAATGGTGAGCTAGCGGGCCATAATCTGGGCAATTTAATGCTCAAATCGCTGGACCATCTTAGTATCCGCCCTCTTGAAGCCATTAATCTGGTGCGTAGCTTGCTGAAAATCGATGCCTGGTTGATCCCAATGTCAGAACAGCCCGTCGACTTGATGGCCATCGATGCTGAAGGGCACCCGATTTACGGTGAAGTCAACATTGACCAACTTGCACATATGCCGAAAGATTTGCTGCTATCACCCCATGTCCATGCGACGAAGGAAGCAATTGAAGCTATCAGCCAGGCGGATGTTATCTTAATCGGGCCGGGCAGTTTTTTGACGAGCTTAATGCCACTGTTATTGCTCGATGATCTCACTCAAGCTCTACGGCGCAGCTCTGCCAGTATGATTTATATTGGCAATCTGGGGCGCGAGCTAAGTGTTGCCGCCGCTGAGTTGTCTTTGCACGAAAAGCTGACAATAATGGAAAGTAAGATTGGCAGAAAAATCATTGATGCCGCAATTGTCAGCCCACGCATTGATATCAATGGCGTTAGGGACAGAATCATTGTACAACAGCCCTTGGAAGCCAAAGATATCCCTTATCGTCATGATCGGGAGCTACTGCGCCAAGCACTAGAAACCACCTTACAGCAATTGGGTGGGGCTAATTCTGTGTCAGTGGGCTAG
- a CDS encoding VF530 family DNA-binding protein: MSDHVSKDPLHGITLEQLLTKLVEHYGWEELAHRIRINCFISSPSIKSSLKFLRRTPWARTKVEELYIHMNDTAALEEKFRHSQD; the protein is encoded by the coding sequence ATGAGCGACCATGTATCAAAAGATCCGTTACACGGCATTACCCTTGAACAACTGTTGACCAAACTGGTCGAGCACTATGGCTGGGAAGAGTTAGCACACCGCATTCGGATCAACTGTTTCATCAGCTCACCGAGTATTAAATCTAGTTTGAAGTTTTTGCGGCGAACTCCGTGGGCGCGCACTAAAGTGGAAGAGCTATATATCCACATGAATGATACTGCGGCTTTGGAAGAAAAATTTCGTCACTCACAGGACTAG
- the moaC gene encoding cyclic pyranopterin monophosphate synthase MoaC produces the protein MTQLTHINAAGEAHMVDVSAKAETVREARAEAFVEMHAATLAMIIDGSHHKGDVFATARIAGIQAAKKTWELIPLCHPLLLTKVEVQLEAQPEHNRVRIESCCRLTGKTGVEMEALTAASVAALTIYDMCKAVQKDMIIGPVRLLAKSGGKSGDFKVKP, from the coding sequence ATGACCCAATTGACTCACATTAATGCCGCCGGCGAAGCCCATATGGTGGATGTCTCTGCCAAAGCGGAAACTGTGCGTGAAGCACGTGCGGAAGCTTTTGTTGAAATGCATGCCGCGACATTGGCGATGATTATTGATGGTAGCCATCATAAAGGTGATGTGTTTGCCACCGCACGGATCGCCGGTATTCAAGCCGCAAAAAAAACGTGGGAATTGATTCCCCTGTGCCACCCACTATTGCTGACCAAAGTCGAAGTTCAGTTGGAAGCACAGCCGGAACACAATCGGGTTCGCATTGAGTCCTGCTGCCGCCTGACGGGTAAAACTGGGGTGGAAATGGAAGCTTTGACAGCGGCATCCGTCGCAGCACTGACCATTTACGACATGTGTAAAGCCGTACAAAAGGACATGATAATTGGCCCGGTTCGCCTGTTGGCGAAAAGTGGCGGGAAATCCGGTGATTTTAAGGTGAAGCCATGA
- the uvrB gene encoding excinuclease ABC subunit UvrB, whose protein sequence is MSKLFKLHSEFKPAGDQPEAIRKLEEGLENGLAHQTLLGVTGSGKTFTVANVIADLNRPTMVLAPNKTLAAQLYGEMKEFFPDNAVEYFVSYYDYYQPEAYVPSSDTFIEKDASVNEHIEQMRLSATKALLERRDVVVVASVSAIYGLGDPDLYLKMMLHLTKGMIIDQRAILRRLSELQYSRNDQVFQRGTFRVRGEVIDIFPAESDEWAVRVELFDEEVERLSIFDPLTGQLQHEVPRFTVYPKTHYVTPRERILQAMEDIKIELAERRQVLLANNKLVEEQRITQRTQFDLEMMNELGYCSGIENYSRYLSGRGPGEAPPTLFDYLPADGLLIVDESHVTIPQIGGMYKGDRSRKETLVEYGFRLPSALDNRPMRFEEFEALAPQTIYVSATPGKYELEKSGGDIIEQVVRPTGLLDPLIEVRPVATQVDDLLSEIRIRAAINERVLVTTLTKRMAEDLTEYLVEHGARVRYLHSDIDTVERVEIIRDLRLGEFDVLVGINLLREGLDMPEVSLVAILDADKEGFLRSERSLIQTIGRAARNLNGKAILYGDRITASMEKAIGETQRRRAKQQTYNEERGIIPQGLNKKVGDILQLGQPSLRGKGKGRGGKVADTHDYQSLAPKALDQKIRELEAKMYTHAQNLEFEQAAELRDQVHQLRQQFIAIS, encoded by the coding sequence ATGAGTAAATTATTCAAACTACATTCTGAGTTTAAGCCAGCGGGTGATCAGCCTGAGGCCATCCGTAAACTGGAGGAGGGGTTGGAAAATGGTCTGGCCCATCAGACGCTGTTGGGGGTGACGGGGTCGGGCAAAACCTTTACGGTTGCCAATGTTATTGCTGATTTGAATCGGCCCACTATGGTATTAGCGCCCAACAAAACCTTGGCGGCACAGCTTTATGGCGAGATGAAAGAGTTTTTCCCCGATAATGCGGTGGAATATTTCGTCTCCTACTATGACTATTATCAGCCCGAAGCCTATGTCCCAAGCTCTGATACCTTTATTGAGAAAGATGCCTCGGTAAACGAGCATATTGAGCAAATGCGGCTGTCAGCGACTAAAGCCCTGCTGGAGCGACGCGATGTGGTGGTGGTGGCCTCGGTCTCCGCCATTTATGGTTTGGGTGATCCCGACTTATACCTGAAAATGATGCTGCATTTAACCAAGGGCATGATAATTGATCAGCGCGCAATTTTACGGCGCTTGTCAGAATTGCAATATAGCCGCAATGACCAAGTGTTTCAGCGCGGAACTTTCCGGGTGCGTGGCGAGGTTATTGACATCTTCCCAGCGGAATCTGATGAGTGGGCGGTGCGGGTTGAATTATTTGATGAAGAAGTTGAGCGACTGTCCATTTTTGATCCGCTCACCGGCCAACTACAGCATGAAGTTCCCCGTTTTACTGTCTATCCTAAAACGCACTACGTTACCCCGAGGGAGCGTATTTTACAGGCGATGGAAGACATCAAAATTGAGCTAGCTGAGCGGCGTCAGGTGTTATTAGCCAACAATAAATTGGTTGAAGAACAGCGGATTACACAGCGAACTCAGTTTGATCTCGAAATGATGAATGAACTGGGCTACTGCTCCGGCATTGAAAACTATTCCCGCTATCTTTCTGGTCGTGGCCCGGGTGAAGCGCCGCCAACCCTCTTTGATTACCTCCCGGCGGATGGTTTGCTGATTGTGGATGAATCCCACGTTACCATCCCGCAAATCGGCGGCATGTACAAAGGTGACCGTTCGCGGAAAGAAACCTTGGTGGAATATGGCTTCCGGCTGCCATCGGCGCTGGATAACCGCCCAATGCGCTTTGAAGAGTTTGAGGCGCTGGCGCCGCAAACCATTTATGTCTCTGCCACTCCCGGCAAATACGAACTGGAGAAATCCGGTGGCGATATTATTGAACAGGTGGTGCGCCCAACCGGCTTGCTCGATCCATTGATTGAAGTGCGCCCGGTGGCAACACAAGTGGATGATTTGCTGTCAGAGATCCGCATCCGCGCGGCGATTAATGAGCGGGTACTGGTGACCACGCTGACTAAGCGGATGGCCGAAGACTTAACGGAGTATCTGGTAGAACATGGTGCGCGGGTGCGTTACTTGCATTCGGATATTGACACCGTTGAGCGCGTAGAGATTATTCGCGATTTGCGTCTGGGCGAGTTTGATGTGCTGGTGGGGATCAACTTACTGCGAGAAGGGCTGGATATGCCGGAGGTTTCTCTTGTCGCTATCCTTGATGCTGATAAAGAGGGGTTCCTGCGCTCCGAGCGCTCCTTAATCCAGACCATTGGCCGTGCAGCACGTAACCTCAATGGTAAAGCAATTCTTTATGGTGACAGAATTACGGCCTCGATGGAAAAAGCCATTGGTGAAACGCAGCGCCGCCGGGCTAAGCAGCAAACTTACAATGAAGAGCGCGGCATTATTCCACAGGGACTTAACAAGAAGGTCGGCGATATTTTGCAATTGGGCCAACCTTCACTGCGCGGTAAAGGGAAAGGGCGGGGCGGTAAAGTGGCTGATACCCACGATTACCAATCTCTGGCACCGAAAGCGCTTGACCAAAAAATCCGGGAGTTGGAAGCGAAAATGTACACACACGCGCAAAATCTGGAGTTCGAACAGGCGGCAGAATTACGCGATCAAGTACACCAGTTGCGCCAGCAATTCATCGCTATATCTTAA
- a CDS encoding ABC transporter permease, with protein MTEPYDSHVNKSPVNESETYQDTGFSWRRLRALCRKETRQILRDPSSGLIAFVIPLLLLFIFGYGINLDSSKLHVGILMEQQSQPAQDLANAFVSSPYISPQISDNRQALIQAMQAGKIRGLIVIPNDFAEQLARPESKAPIQVITDGSEPNTANFVQGYAQGVWQIWQQQQAQNLGQKNDPLIEIQVRYWFNPAAISRHFIIPGAITIIMTVIGAILTSLVIAREWERGTMEALLSTQVTRSELLLSKLIPYYVLGMVAMTLCMVVAVFILGVPYRGSLWILFVMTSLFLASTLGMGLLISTITRNQFNAAMVALNAAFLPAVMLSGFIFQIDSMPAVVRAVTYIIPARYFVSSLQTLFLAGDIGTVLVINLLFLIASAAVFIGLTAWKTNRRLD; from the coding sequence ATGACCGAGCCATATGATTCCCATGTAAATAAATCGCCGGTAAATGAGAGTGAAACTTATCAAGACACCGGATTTTCTTGGCGTCGCCTGCGGGCGCTATGTCGTAAAGAAACCCGGCAAATTCTGCGCGACCCCAGCAGCGGGCTGATCGCCTTTGTTATCCCATTGTTATTGCTGTTTATTTTTGGCTATGGCATCAACCTGGACTCCAGCAAACTGCATGTCGGCATTCTAATGGAGCAACAGAGTCAACCGGCGCAAGATTTGGCTAACGCGTTCGTCAGTTCGCCCTATATCTCCCCGCAAATCAGTGATAACCGTCAGGCGCTGATTCAAGCTATGCAAGCCGGTAAAATTCGCGGGCTTATTGTTATTCCGAATGATTTTGCCGAGCAACTCGCACGGCCAGAGAGTAAAGCACCGATTCAGGTGATTACTGACGGCAGTGAGCCGAACACCGCCAACTTTGTGCAAGGTTATGCCCAAGGTGTATGGCAAATCTGGCAACAACAGCAAGCGCAAAATCTGGGGCAAAAGAATGATCCGCTGATAGAAATTCAGGTGCGCTATTGGTTTAACCCCGCCGCCATCAGCCGACATTTCATCATTCCGGGCGCAATTACCATTATCATGACAGTGATTGGCGCGATCTTGACATCACTGGTCATCGCGCGCGAATGGGAGCGCGGCACCATGGAGGCGCTACTTTCTACTCAGGTCACGCGCAGTGAGTTATTACTGTCAAAACTTATCCCCTATTATGTGCTCGGGATGGTCGCCATGACGCTATGTATGGTGGTCGCAGTGTTTATCCTCGGGGTGCCTTATCGCGGCTCATTGTGGATATTATTTGTCATGACCAGCTTATTCTTAGCCAGCACACTGGGCATGGGGCTGCTGATTTCGACTATCACGCGCAACCAGTTTAATGCGGCCATGGTGGCACTGAACGCCGCATTTCTACCCGCGGTTATGTTGTCAGGATTTATTTTCCAAATCGACAGCATGCCCGCCGTGGTCCGCGCCGTCACCTATATTATTCCTGCCCGCTATTTTGTCAGCAGCTTGCAAACTCTGTTCCTGGCGGGTGATATCGGTACCGTTTTGGTGATTAACCTGTTGTTTTTAATTGCATCTGCCGCCGTATTTATCGGCCTGACGGCATGGAAAACGAATCGTCGATTAGATTAG
- the moaA gene encoding GTP 3',8-cyclase MoaA: protein MVQLTDAFARKFYYLRLSITDVCNFRCTYCLPDGYRPDGLKSFLSLDEISRVSRAFAMLGTEKIRLTGGEPSMRRDFTDIIATIRQNSAIRTLAVTTNGYRLARDAAQWREAGLTAINVSVDSLDPRQFHAITGQDKFHQVMQGIDAAFDAGFEKVKINAVLMRDVNDKNLGAFLNWIKSRPIQLRFIELMETGEGGNVFRKHHVSGDVIRQQLLLQGWQQQERARSDGPAQVFHHPDYLGEIGLIMPYEKDFCASCNRLRVSALGNLHLCLFGEQGISLRDLLGSDDQQYELMARIQSALQTKKQTHFLHQGNSGITQNLSFIGG, encoded by the coding sequence ATGGTACAACTTACAGACGCATTTGCGCGCAAATTCTATTATTTGCGCCTATCGATTACTGATGTGTGCAATTTTCGCTGCACATATTGCCTGCCCGATGGCTATCGCCCGGACGGATTAAAAAGTTTCCTGAGCCTTGACGAAATAAGTCGCGTCAGCCGTGCATTTGCCATGCTAGGAACTGAAAAGATCCGTTTAACCGGCGGCGAGCCGTCCATGCGCCGCGATTTCACCGATATTATCGCTACCATTCGTCAAAATTCCGCAATCCGCACTTTGGCGGTGACCACCAATGGTTATCGTTTAGCGCGTGATGCCGCTCAGTGGCGTGAGGCGGGGTTGACGGCGATTAATGTCAGTGTTGATAGCCTCGACCCTCGGCAATTTCATGCCATCACCGGGCAAGATAAATTCCATCAAGTGATGCAAGGTATTGATGCGGCTTTTGATGCGGGTTTTGAGAAAGTCAAAATCAATGCGGTGTTGATGCGGGATGTTAATGACAAGAATCTTGGGGCATTCCTTAACTGGATAAAATCTCGCCCCATTCAACTGCGATTTATTGAATTGATGGAGACCGGTGAGGGCGGCAATGTGTTCCGCAAACACCATGTTTCCGGTGATGTCATTCGTCAGCAATTACTCCTGCAAGGCTGGCAACAGCAAGAACGTGCGCGCAGTGATGGCCCAGCTCAAGTCTTCCATCATCCGGACTACTTAGGGGAGATTGGGCTTATCATGCCGTATGAGAAAGACTTCTGTGCCAGTTGCAACCGTCTGCGTGTTTCTGCACTGGGAAACCTGCATTTATGCTTATTTGGCGAGCAGGGTATTTCGCTGCGTGATTTGCTAGGCAGTGATGACCAGCAATATGAATTAATGGCGCGCATTCAAAGTGCATTGCAAACCAAGAAGCAAACTCATTTCTTGCATCAAGGGAATAGCGGCATTACGCAAAATTTATCATTTATTGGTGGCTGA
- the moaE gene encoding molybdopterin synthase catalytic subunit MoaE, with amino-acid sequence MDNTRIRVGPAAFNVGEEYTWLSQCDEDGAVVTFTGKVRNHNLGSNVSALTLEHYPGMTEKALVEIIAQARSRWPLQRVSVIHRVGPLFPGDEIVFVGVTSAHRSMAFESAEFIMDYLKTRAPFWKREATTDGERWVESRDSDHAAAKRW; translated from the coding sequence ATGGACAACACGCGCATTCGTGTCGGGCCAGCAGCATTTAATGTCGGCGAAGAATACACTTGGTTGTCGCAGTGTGATGAAGACGGGGCGGTGGTGACCTTTACCGGCAAAGTCCGTAATCATAATTTGGGTAGCAATGTCAGTGCGTTGACACTAGAACATTACCCTGGCATGACAGAAAAAGCGCTGGTTGAAATTATTGCTCAAGCACGTAGCCGCTGGCCCTTACAGCGCGTGTCAGTGATTCATCGGGTTGGGCCATTGTTCCCCGGAGATGAAATCGTCTTTGTTGGCGTGACCAGCGCTCATCGCAGCATGGCGTTTGAGTCTGCTGAGTTTATTATGGACTATCTGAAAACACGGGCACCATTTTGGAAACGCGAAGCAACCACTGATGGCGAACGTTGGGTTGAATCACGCGACAGTGATCATGCCGCAGCTAAGCGCTGGTAA
- a CDS encoding ABC transporter permease: protein MFHRLYTLIIKELQSLLREPQTRAILIMPVILQVILFPFAATLEVTNATIAIYSEDSGKASIELTQRFAKAEAFSHVLLLHSPQEIQPVIDNQKALLLIRFPAQFSADLANGKTTQLQLVLDGRNSNSAQIAANYIQQIVQEYQLELTKGQIKPNNSELVIRNWYNPNLDYKWFVVPSLIAMITTIGVLIVTSLSVAREREQGTLEQLLVSPLTTWQIFIGKAVPALIVATFQATIVLFIGIFFYQIPFAGSLALFYGTMLLYGLSLVGFGLLISSLCSTQQQAFIGVFVFMMPAILLSGYVSPVENMPIWLQNITWINPIRHFTDITKQIYLKDASFDIIWHSLWPLLVITATTGSAAYGMFRRKIA, encoded by the coding sequence ATGTTTCATCGCCTTTACACATTGATTATTAAAGAGTTGCAGTCGCTGCTGCGCGAACCGCAAACCCGGGCGATATTAATCATGCCGGTGATATTGCAGGTGATTTTATTCCCATTCGCCGCCACATTAGAAGTGACCAATGCCACTATCGCCATTTACAGCGAAGACAGCGGTAAGGCGTCAATAGAACTCACTCAGCGCTTTGCTAAAGCCGAAGCATTTTCTCATGTGTTGCTGCTGCACAGCCCACAAGAAATTCAGCCGGTGATTGATAACCAGAAAGCCTTGCTGTTAATTCGTTTTCCTGCGCAATTCAGTGCGGATTTGGCCAATGGCAAAACCACTCAGTTACAGTTGGTTCTGGATGGTCGCAATTCCAACAGCGCCCAAATAGCAGCAAATTACATTCAGCAAATCGTACAAGAATACCAATTAGAATTGACCAAGGGGCAAATCAAACCCAATAACAGCGAGCTAGTGATTCGAAATTGGTATAACCCGAACTTGGATTACAAATGGTTTGTGGTGCCATCATTGATAGCGATGATTACAACTATTGGCGTATTGATTGTCACGTCACTGTCGGTCGCACGGGAGCGGGAACAAGGGACACTGGAACAGCTTTTGGTTTCACCACTGACAACCTGGCAGATATTTATCGGCAAAGCCGTTCCGGCCCTGATAGTCGCCACTTTCCAGGCCACTATCGTATTGTTTATCGGCATATTTTTCTACCAAATCCCCTTTGCAGGGTCACTGGCACTGTTTTATGGCACTATGCTGCTCTACGGCTTGTCACTGGTCGGTTTTGGTTTATTAATTTCATCGCTATGTTCAACTCAGCAACAAGCCTTTATTGGCGTATTTGTCTTTATGATGCCCGCAATATTGCTTTCTGGTTATGTCTCTCCGGTAGAGAACATGCCCATTTGGCTACAAAATATCACGTGGATCAATCCTATCCGCCACTTTACTGATATCACCAAACAGATTTACCTCAAGGATGCCAGCTTCGACATCATTTGGCACAGTTTATGGCCGCTGTTGGTAATAACCGCTACCACGGGGAGCGCAGCCTACGGGATGTTTAGACGAAAAATCGCGTAA
- a CDS encoding ATP-binding cassette domain-containing protein: MNGIQHLITLEGVEKSFPGLESPAVASLTTEIRSGAVTGLVGPDGAGKTTLLRMLAGLLKPSQGKLTVVGLDPVENDRQLHSILGYMPQKFGLYEDLTVMENLMLYADLRGVTGEQRRQTFERLLTFTDLTRFTERLAGKLSGGMKQKLGLACTLVGQPKVLLLDEPGVGVDPISRRELWRMVHELASDGMLILWSTSYLDEAEQCREVLLLNEGKLLYSGAPQELTQRMSGRTILVAAQTGTNRKLLQHALALPQVSDGVIQGKYVRLILKPGVDHGQILSLLNQSNGEIFEAEPRFEDAFIDLLGGGPASESALAKIMPKVEGNHDETVIEAQELTKKFGDFAATDHVNFQVKRGEIFGLLGPNGAGKSTTFKMMCGLLVPSSGKALVLGMDLKTSSGKARQHLGYMAQKFSLYGNLTVEQNLKFFSGVYGLQGKTQREKIADMTSAFNFTPILKQTPDSLPLGFKQRLALACALMHEPDILFLDEPTSGVDPLTRREFWLHINGMVDKGVTVMVTTHFMDEAEYCDRIGLVYRGKIIAAGTPDELKQQVATDEKPNPSMEEAFIGLVLRYDQQNDKEQQS; the protein is encoded by the coding sequence ATGAATGGCATTCAGCATCTTATTACTCTGGAAGGTGTCGAAAAATCTTTCCCCGGACTAGAAAGTCCGGCGGTTGCCAGCCTAACTACTGAAATCCGCAGCGGGGCAGTCACCGGTTTGGTCGGGCCAGACGGTGCAGGTAAAACTACGCTGTTACGGATGTTGGCCGGGTTGCTTAAACCCAGCCAAGGCAAGCTGACGGTCGTCGGCCTTGACCCTGTAGAAAATGACCGCCAGTTGCATTCCATCCTCGGCTATATGCCGCAAAAGTTTGGTTTATATGAAGATTTGACGGTGATGGAAAACCTGATGCTGTATGCCGACTTACGGGGCGTTACCGGTGAACAGCGCCGCCAGACCTTCGAGCGCCTGCTAACTTTTACCGATTTGACCCGCTTTACGGAGCGGCTGGCGGGCAAGCTATCCGGCGGCATGAAGCAAAAATTGGGCTTGGCCTGTACTTTGGTCGGGCAGCCCAAAGTCTTGTTGTTGGATGAGCCGGGTGTCGGTGTCGACCCCATCTCGCGCCGCGAGCTATGGCGCATGGTTCATGAGTTGGCGAGCGACGGTATGCTCATTCTCTGGAGCACATCTTATCTGGATGAAGCCGAGCAATGCCGCGAGGTTTTGCTACTCAATGAGGGCAAATTGCTCTATAGCGGCGCGCCACAAGAGCTGACGCAGCGCATGAGCGGCCGGACTATTCTTGTCGCAGCCCAAACCGGCACTAATCGCAAATTACTACAACACGCTTTGGCGCTACCTCAGGTCAGTGATGGCGTTATTCAAGGCAAATATGTGCGGCTAATCCTCAAACCGGGCGTAGACCATGGCCAGATATTATCCCTGTTAAATCAATCTAATGGCGAGATTTTTGAGGCTGAACCACGCTTTGAGGATGCCTTTATCGACTTGCTGGGCGGCGGCCCGGCCAGTGAATCCGCACTGGCGAAAATCATGCCCAAAGTCGAGGGCAACCATGATGAAACTGTGATTGAGGCCCAAGAATTAACCAAGAAATTTGGTGACTTTGCCGCCACCGACCATGTGAATTTTCAGGTCAAACGCGGGGAAATATTTGGTTTGCTCGGGCCGAACGGTGCCGGTAAATCGACCACATTTAAAATGATGTGTGGTTTGCTGGTTCCCAGTAGCGGCAAGGCTTTGGTGCTGGGTATGGATCTGAAAACCAGCTCCGGTAAAGCGCGCCAGCATTTGGGGTATATGGCGCAGAAATTCTCACTGTATGGCAATCTGACGGTGGAGCAAAATCTGAAATTTTTCTCCGGTGTTTATGGCCTGCAAGGGAAAACTCAACGCGAAAAAATAGCCGATATGACATCGGCGTTTAATTTCACACCCATTCTCAAGCAAACGCCCGACTCACTGCCTCTTGGGTTTAAACAGCGCCTGGCGCTAGCTTGCGCCCTGATGCATGAGCCAGACATTCTGTTTCTGGACGAGCCGACCTCCGGTGTTGACCCCCTCACCCGCCGTGAATTTTGGCTGCATATCAATGGGATGGTAGATAAAGGGGTGACCGTCATGGTCACTACCCACTTTATGGATGAGGCCGAATATTGCGACCGCATCGGGCTGGTTTATCGTGGCAAAATTATTGCTGCGGGCACGCCAGATGAGCTAAAGCAGCAAGTTGCCACGGATGAAAAACCTAATCCATCAATGGAAGAAGCATTTATCGGGTTGGTTCTGCGCTATGACCAGCAAAACGATAAGGAGCAGCAATCATGA